A DNA window from Desulfonatronum thiosulfatophilum contains the following coding sequences:
- a CDS encoding type II secretion system protein produces the protein MSMTMPRKGEQGFTLIELLIVVAIIGILAAIAIPQFGKYKARSAATAGQATVKQCMNMLGAAYAAADTMDAATSTPKVAPELDTTLVPAEALEYELACYIDDDPTDPDYVFVTNHGRVVYGGGTYEVSKVTITCSGLSNPQSTFTCVPGAAAPAEGS, from the coding sequence ATGTCCATGACAATGCCGAGGAAAGGGGAACAAGGCTTTACGTTGATCGAATTGTTGATCGTTGTGGCGATTATCGGGATTCTGGCGGCGATTGCGATTCCACAGTTTGGGAAGTATAAGGCGCGTTCGGCGGCTACTGCTGGTCAGGCTACTGTTAAGCAGTGCATGAATATGCTTGGAGCTGCTTATGCAGCAGCTGATACTATGGATGCAGCTACTTCGACCCCTAAGGTTGCCCCTGAGCTAGATACCACACTGGTGCCAGCGGAAGCTTTAGAATATGAGCTTGCTTGTTATATCGATGATGATCCGACTGATCCAGACTATGTATTCGTAACAAATCATGGAAGAGTTGTTTATGGTGGTGGCACTTATGAAGTAAGCAAGGTTACAATTACTTGCTCTGGTCTATCAAACCCACAATCTACATTCACGTGTGTGCCTGGGGCAGCAGCGCCAGCAGAAGGCAGCTGA